The following proteins are co-located in the Dyadobacter chenwenxiniae genome:
- a CDS encoding OsmC family protein gives MKVELVRVDDAFHFEGSGSSEVKVHTDGSPEIGGSNLGVRPMELLLMGLASCSAIDVVLILKKQRQDITDFRVSVEGDRTQEADTQRKPFTKIHLTFKFAGNNLDESKIQRAIGLSMEKYCSATAQLEALATITYDVEIATV, from the coding sequence ATGAAAGTAGAACTCGTTCGTGTTGATGACGCCTTTCATTTTGAAGGCAGTGGTTCCTCAGAAGTAAAAGTCCATACCGACGGCTCGCCCGAAATCGGCGGAAGTAACCTGGGCGTGCGGCCTATGGAATTGTTGTTAATGGGTTTGGCAAGCTGCAGCGCCATTGACGTAGTACTCATCCTCAAAAAGCAACGCCAGGATATCACCGATTTCCGCGTTAGTGTGGAGGGCGATCGCACGCAAGAAGCGGATACGCAGCGTAAGCCATTCACTAAAATCCACCTGACATTCAAATTCGCAGGTAATAATCTGGATGAGAGTAAGATACAGCGTGCGATCGGCTTGTCTATGGAAAAATATTGCTCGGCAACTGCCCAGCTGGAAGCGCTGGCAACGATCACTTATGACGTTGAAATTGCAACCGTTTAA
- a CDS encoding thymidylate synthase, translating to MQQYQDLLRHVLKHGVRKTDRTGTGTVSVFGYQMRFNLKDGFPLVTTKKVHTKSIIHELLWFLKGDTNTKYLKDNGVSIWDEWADENGDLGPVYGKQWRSWEGPDGKTVDQLQEVLKQLKNAPDSRRIIVSAWNPSQLSEMKLQPCHALFQFYVAPPDEDAGETKGKLSCQLYQRSADVFLGVPFNIASYALLTMMIAQECDLDLGDFIWTGGDTHIYLNHLEQVGVQLSREPRALPKMIINPDVKSVFDFKFEDFELQDYNPWPGIKAPVAV from the coding sequence ATGCAGCAATATCAGGATTTGTTACGCCATGTACTCAAACACGGAGTTCGCAAAACCGACCGCACCGGCACTGGCACGGTCAGTGTTTTTGGTTATCAGATGCGCTTCAACCTGAAAGACGGCTTCCCGTTGGTTACCACTAAAAAAGTGCATACGAAATCGATTATTCACGAGCTTTTATGGTTTTTGAAAGGCGATACCAATACGAAATATCTGAAAGACAACGGGGTCTCCATCTGGGACGAGTGGGCGGATGAAAATGGTGACCTCGGGCCGGTTTATGGAAAACAGTGGAGGAGCTGGGAAGGGCCTGATGGTAAGACTGTGGATCAGTTGCAGGAAGTTTTGAAGCAATTGAAAAATGCGCCGGACTCGCGCCGGATCATTGTTTCAGCGTGGAACCCGTCGCAGTTGTCAGAAATGAAATTGCAGCCTTGTCACGCTTTGTTCCAGTTTTACGTGGCTCCGCCGGATGAAGACGCTGGTGAAACGAAGGGCAAATTGTCTTGCCAGCTTTACCAGCGCAGTGCGGATGTTTTTCTGGGGGTTCCGTTCAACATTGCCAGCTATGCGCTTCTTACCATGATGATTGCACAAGAATGCGACCTGGATCTGGGTGATTTTATCTGGACTGGCGGCGACACGCATATTTATCTCAACCATCTGGAGCAAGTGGGCGTGCAACTGAGCCGTGAACCGCGTGCGCTTCCCAAAATGATTATTAATCCGGATGTTAAAAGTGTTTTTGATTTCAAATTCGAAGACTTTGAATTGCAAGATTATAATCCCTGGCCGGGCATCAAAGCGCCGGTGGCAGTTTAG
- a CDS encoding 4a-hydroxytetrahydrobiopterin dehydratase, producing the protein MWKEDDNKLTKSFTFKDFKEAFAFMTEVAETVDEMDHHPFWTNTYNKVTFELNTHDAGDIVTEKDQKLAAAIDTIFEKTKK; encoded by the coding sequence ATGTGGAAAGAGGACGATAACAAATTGACGAAGAGCTTCACTTTCAAGGATTTCAAGGAAGCGTTTGCCTTTATGACCGAGGTCGCGGAAACGGTTGACGAAATGGACCACCATCCGTTTTGGACCAACACATATAATAAAGTGACATTTGAATTGAATACGCACGACGCTGGCGACATTGTTACTGAAAAAGACCAAAAACTCGCCGCCGCGATTGATACAATTTTTGAAAAAACTAAAAAATAG
- the rsmI gene encoding 16S rRNA (cytidine(1402)-2'-O)-methyltransferase, giving the protein MKLYIVPTPIGNLEDITLRAINVLKSVDVVLAEDTRTSGNLLKHLGISKPMHSYHVHNEHQTVTRVVERILKGESMALVSDAGTPAVSDPGFLLVRECIKQGIQVECLPGPTAFVPALVNSGLPSDRFTFEGFLPHKKGRQTRLQNLTSEERTMIFYESPHRLVKALQQFAEFFGADRQVSVARELTKIYEENARGTLEEVIAYFSEKTIKGEIVIVLAGKVEEKKKSDKYED; this is encoded by the coding sequence ATGAAACTTTACATAGTCCCCACGCCCATCGGCAACCTGGAAGATATTACACTTCGCGCCATCAATGTTCTAAAAAGTGTGGACGTAGTTCTGGCAGAAGACACCCGGACTTCGGGTAATCTGCTGAAACACCTGGGCATTTCCAAGCCTATGCATAGTTACCACGTTCATAATGAGCACCAAACGGTTACGCGGGTGGTGGAAAGGATCCTGAAAGGTGAAAGTATGGCGCTGGTTTCGGACGCAGGAACGCCTGCAGTGTCTGATCCCGGATTTTTGCTCGTCAGGGAATGTATCAAACAGGGCATTCAGGTAGAATGTCTGCCAGGCCCGACTGCTTTTGTGCCTGCTTTGGTTAACTCAGGTTTGCCGAGCGACCGGTTTACATTCGAAGGTTTTTTACCCCACAAGAAAGGGCGCCAGACGCGCTTGCAAAACCTGACGTCAGAAGAACGGACAATGATATTCTACGAATCCCCGCATCGTTTGGTAAAAGCATTACAGCAATTCGCTGAGTTTTTCGGAGCGGACCGGCAGGTTTCAGTCGCGAGGGAATTGACCAAAATTTATGAAGAAAATGCCCGTGGAACGCTGGAAGAGGTCATTGCTTACTTTTCAGAAAAAACCATTAAGGGCGAAATCGTGATTGTTCTGGCCGGGAAAGTTGAAGAAAAAAAGAAATCAGATAAATATGAGGATTAG